The sequence below is a genomic window from Amia ocellicauda isolate fAmiCal2 chromosome 6, fAmiCal2.hap1, whole genome shotgun sequence.
GTGTTGTTCACAGCACAGCTCCCTGCAGCCGTACCTGACTGACTGTCACTGCGCTGCACTCAACTGTTGAACTgaagagagagcgagaaggGGTGATGGAGGGAGAGGATGAGACATGGAGGGGCTGGGGGACAGAGAAACATGGGGAGTAGGAGACAGAGGGGggtaagacagagagagagagagagagagagagagagaaagagagagggatgagggatatgggggagagagagagagccagagagagggagggataggagagggggagagagacagacatcatgagagagggagagaaagaaggaattagaagggagagagggagacagagcagGTCAGAAGATGGGATAGAGACAGgatgagagaggagggagggaggtggagtgtggaggggagggagagaaagagggagggatagagggagggatggagggagggaggggggtgtCAGTGACAGagtaacagagagagagagagagagagagggagagatagagagcgcGCATTTGCTGTTCAGTACTGCCAGAGAGTTGAATGCCACAATTTGTGCTGGGAGATCATCTGGGCGAGACGTACTACCCTTGCACAGAGagcagaggaggaggaaaagaagaaaagaagctaacagataaaaaaaaaacgaaggAGAGAACGCACAGAGAGGACAGGAGGAATAAGCTCCCAACACACCAAGTCTGCTCAGGTTCGGAGTTGCAGACTCCCATCGGACAATTTCTTTGGGGATCAGATTCATTTTTGAACTCAACCAAAAAACGGGGCTAAATACAAAGAAACCAggattataaaatattaattatcttAATATATATGACCAAATCTcaaatttctttctttctatcgatttattgatttattttgaaaagaacATCACAATTTGTGCATTTTGAAGAGTTGTGTCGCACTGGGATAGTTTGGGGTTTtgattggattgttttcaacaccTTTTTGTGCCGgagtgatatttattttttacagagagagagaaaaggaaacgCAGGGAGTGAGGAAGACGGGATCACAgaatagagagggagagagagagaaacagagagagtggaatagagagggagaggacggtGCTGGGGACGGGAGCGGGTGAGAGTGTAAGCGGGCAGAGTTTGAGCGAGggaggcaggagagagagagaaggaggggcaCATAAAACGAGAGACAGAGCTGCAAAGGAGAAACGGAGAAAGAGACAGGGAAGGAAGGGCtcggagaaagaaaaacaggataAAACACTTTCCCTTTGCTCAGTGTGCATTCTCTCTATGGCCTGAAGAGGGTGCTGTTGGGACTTTTGTGATATTGCACAAAAATATTGTTCTTATTAGTAGTAACTGCTTGTTTGTAATGAATGGGCAGCTTTTCATATAGTGGGAGATTTTGTGATTTTGCAAAACGagagaaagaaataaacaaattcaaacattttcaaatttttgTTACTCCTCCCCTTTCTATctcatgttctctctctctcacttgttTTCTCTCTGGTTCTCAGCTTAACACCCCTTCacccccctgccctccccctcCCACTTTTCAATCTCATCTCaccctcccccccctctctctctggattCTGACAGCATCTCGGATACTTTGTGTTAATCCAGTCTGTTTGATCCCCGTTCACACCAGTGTAGGTGTCCGGAAAGTGATGTGACTCCAGTTTGACTGCACTGATATGAAGGAAGAGTAGAAGAAGCAGGGAGCAGGTTGGACACtaatgcattttgttgctgctgctgcagctgctgcatCGATTTTTAATTCAAGATTAATATTTGAATGaacatttcaatttttaatttttaattttgctgTGATTTTGTGCAAGTGCAgcatctctctgtctttctctctgaaGTTGATGAATTTGTGAAGAGCCATTTGATTCAGGGAGCAGattcacattttgtgtttttcattatctcatttgtttgttttcccttgATTTTGTTGAAGGGGGAGGGGCGGGGATGGGGTGGAGAAATGGAGATACAGTCGCGAGCCTCAGAGAGTCTGTTTCTGGAGCTTCCAAATTCAGCGTTGCCTAGAGCAGTCACTGGGGTTGTTCTCTTTTCTCCGCAGACTGGGTGTTAGTCAAGGTGAAGATACAAAATTCCTGGCTTGTGTGGGGTTGGGGGTGGAAGCGTGTGTGGGGGGAGGAGGGATCCAGTAGAAGCCAAGGACAGCCAACAATATCGCTCTAAATATCAGTGAaccaacattaataataataacaataattataataatataagaaaataaaaaaactctcTCTCCACAACCACCGCTAAGCTCATCCCCCTCTTTCCCCTTTGCAAGAGGATGCCGACCAATCCTCTCGCCCTGGTGCTGCTGCTGGTACTGCTCTCAAAGGGGGCGTGGCCTGCCAAGCAGATGGAGCAGGACCCGCCCCCAGCTCCGGCTCAGGCCTCGGCCAACCAGACGCAGGCCCCGCCCTCTGCCCCAGAAGTTACCCTCGCGACCCCAGAAGGCGGGGCGGAGCTGCAGACAGCCCAGGCCGGCAAGGGCAGCCGTTGCCGGGGCTACTATGACGTCATGGGCCAGTGGGACCCGCCCTTCAGTTGCAGCGCTGGGATCTACCTGTTCTGCTGCGGCACCTGCTTCTACCGCTTCTGCTGCCAGTTCAAGCAGCACCACCTGGACCAGACCTCCTGCTCCAACTATGACACCCCCAACTGGGCCAATACAGGCAAGCCCGCGGCACCAGTCACTGAGGTCCAGGAGGAGCCGGACCGGGACCGGACCCACATGATCGTCTACATCATCTGCGGGGTGGTGGCCGTCATGGTCCTGGTGGGCATCTTCACTAAGCTGGGCCTGGAGAAGAGCCAGagaggacagacagacatgagCAGCTCACGgtaagagagggggagggactgAGGTGGGGAGGAGAGGGGTATGTGGgatggggaagagagagagggcaagagaggggagaggggaagaAATTGATGGCTTAAGGAAAGAGTATGTGTGGAGCTAAGGGAAGGTATTAGTGTAGGGACCCAGATTGAACTGCATTACCTATATGCCCTTTTATCCATGCCCCAATGCAGCATGGGAACTGTGGTCTTCTGTGGCACAGAGCacctgtactgcactgtactgaacTGAACTTGGCTAAACTTTTGACTGGGAGCTCCTACAGTGTTGAGAGAACGGGAGGGACAAATGTGTGATTTTAACCTATTGATTGGGAATGAAAGACAATTGTGGGAGAGCATTGCTGGGAGACAAGCTGCCACATCGATTGTCAAGGACCTTTAGGATGTTGGCAGAGCTGTTGAAAATAATAgtgtcacagacacacacacactcacacagtgagacacacacacacagaaacccacactgagacacacacacgcactgagaGGGAGCCATACATATTCAGACAcgcaaacacagagacactcacacacgctTATTCTCTCCAAAATTCTCACACATtctccacacactcacacttctGCACTCTCTCATGCATTCttactctctcacacatacactctgCTGCTCTGGGTTCAGTCAGAATTGAGATCAGTTATATAACACACCTTCTATAGTGAAACATGACACTCTTCACTCTCCTTTTATAATGTATGATATTGTTCTGCATTGTGCTGTACTATATAATGTGttgcattgtattgttttgtgctGTATTGACAGCAGTGTGCTCAGGTACCTAGAGCAACACCACCTTCAACTCAGTGTGTATGCATATGTGTGATGGTGtgcgtgcttgtgtgtgtgtgtgagagagagagagagagagagagagagagagagatagtgtgattgtgtgtgtctgtgtgtgagagtatgtgtgtgtgatgtctgtgagtctgtgtgtgatgtttgtgagtttgtgcgtgtgtttctAATAAAGTGGCCGTAGGGGGCAAGCAAGTGACTTTTCTCTGCAGGATGAATCATTGTGCTCTGGAAAAGGGAGAGCGATGATCATCACTGAGtcactgtgtcagtcagtcagtctggtctgtatagactgtacacactgcacacctggtctgtATAGACCAGGGGTGGGGATACTTTTTGGCTAAGGGGCCACAATGGGTCTTGAAGAACAGTTGGTGGGCCACACACATTTAGTAATACTGTATCaagtaattatatattttaccatAATGTATTCATAAGTGCATCTAAGTTCAAATTTACAACCAGGTTCCTTTATTACCTGTGACTGTGAAATAGCCCACTCTtacaatcaatatatatattttttttttttcaagtttgagcacagtttttaaagaattcAATAGGTTTTTCAATAAAGACAAACAATCTGAACAATAgcacatttcaaagcacattcaATAGATTGATTAGCATTAAGGctttattaaacaaacacactgaGTGCATTTTCTGCAACAGGCACATATGAACAGTGCAATGTgggaatatacatatataaagcgCAGTTTTACAACAAGCATTGAAAAGCCCAGACAACCTGACTAGCCTTGGCCACTTAAGCAAGTTAGTATGAACAGTGAAGCTGATCAGCCTGCTTTGCAAGTTTATCAAAGTTAAGTACCATTTTTTTTGCTGAGATCCACAGTATAGAGGCCCAATGTGCATGATTTAACCAAGATCTGTGTTTGGATTTATCACAGAGAAGGtttgcacacacacaagtcGAGCCAAACAGAACCTGCATCTTCTGAGCCAGCTGTCGCGTGTGTGGGAACTGTGTCTCATTTAATGACGCATAAAACTTGGGTAGAGTGGCTGTGTCAAACTTATCCCTCAGTGTAGTGTCACACTGGAGATCGAGAAGCTCAAGCTTAATGTTAGGTGGCGCTCTCTCATAGTTGTATGAGAGAGGGCGGGCACAAGCTCCAGTGAGTCCTCAATCTTCACGAAGTCAGAGAATCGCCTTGAAAACTACGCACCCATGTCGCTTAGAATAGCGCTGTATATCACTGCGCATTGTGACAGCACATTCAAAACTGCCAGTGTTGGAAAGTGAATAAATGTCATGTCACTAACCTGCCTGGTGAATAGCACGAGTTTGGCTCTGAATGCTTTTACATAGTTGTACAGCTTGTGCACAGATACATTGTTTCCCTGTAGCTTCACATTGAGGTTGTTTAAATGTCCAGAATGTCCACTCCAAATGCAAAGTCGCACAGCCAGCTTTGCCCACACTGTGCAAAAGGGTTACGATTTCCTCTCGCAACTCCCAAACCCGCCAGAACACATTCCCCAGACTTAACCAACGGACAGTTGAGTGATGAAGCAAGTCATCATGCTCTGTTTCAGTGTCTTCCAATAGTTTAAGAATTTGCAATGATTCAGCCCCCTTGCTCTGTTAAAATGTACCAATTTCACaaccactgctgctgctgctgctgacacCAAGTCCAGAGAGGAAGCATGGAAAACATcacttcattttaaatatattttttttattacacaggCTATGTATTTACCCCAATATAATAATTTCACACACATCAAATTTAAATGTGCATGCTTGTAGTATGGAA
It includes:
- the LOC136751883 gene encoding protein shisa-9-like, with the protein product MPTNPLALVLLLVLLSKGAWPAKQMEQDPPPAPAQASANQTQAPPSAPEVTLATPEGGAELQTAQAGKGSRCRGYYDVMGQWDPPFSCSAGIYLFCCGTCFYRFCCQFKQHHLDQTSCSNYDTPNWANTGKPAAPVTEVQEEPDRDRTHMIVYIICGVVAVMVLVGIFTKLGLEKSQRGQTDMSSSR